In Azospirillaceae bacterium, a genomic segment contains:
- a CDS encoding tetratricopeptide repeat protein, which produces MAKPPPKSAAKPATPAAPAISAQELFAIGVDHQNNGRWAEAETVYRDVARQMPRASAVHWNLGTVRKHLGLWKEALDAFRKAVSLDPTWRGRDFNIGLCHQKLGHANEAAESFARAVAAEPDDAINRFNLAASLRDLGRLAEAAVHAEAALDLRPDFIEAELQLNKLRTALTPRWHVPMMNDAARNRAYEAAIRAAVRPGDLVLEIGTGSGILAMMAARAGAAHVYTCEANPAVAEVARGIIAANGYADRVTVIAKPSTALAAGVDLPRPADLLLSEILSSDLLSERVLPTVRDAKDRLLATDARMIPQAGGVRALLADSPVLERTFFVDEAAGFDLSDFNRLAPRAVRLERVVDFTALSEPFQAVAVDLTDPQPGRPWRGGLSLPVIRDGRAVGLLQWIWLKLWDGVEFENSPLTPTDASGWQVGLYLPRRPMELMAGDTVDVQAFHDGHNVWLSLKR; this is translated from the coding sequence ATGGCCAAGCCCCCGCCGAAATCCGCCGCCAAGCCCGCCACGCCCGCAGCCCCCGCCATCTCGGCGCAAGAGTTGTTCGCCATCGGCGTGGACCACCAGAACAACGGCCGCTGGGCGGAGGCGGAGACCGTCTACCGCGATGTGGCGCGCCAGATGCCGCGCGCCTCGGCCGTGCATTGGAACCTGGGCACGGTGCGCAAGCATCTGGGCCTATGGAAAGAGGCGCTGGACGCCTTCCGCAAGGCCGTCAGCCTGGACCCCACCTGGCGCGGCCGCGACTTCAACATCGGCCTGTGCCACCAGAAGCTGGGCCATGCCAACGAGGCGGCGGAAAGTTTCGCCCGCGCCGTGGCGGCGGAACCGGACGACGCCATCAACCGCTTCAACCTGGCGGCATCCCTGCGTGACCTGGGCCGCCTGGCGGAGGCCGCGGTCCATGCCGAAGCCGCCCTGGATCTGAGGCCGGACTTCATCGAGGCGGAACTACAGCTGAACAAGCTGCGCACGGCGCTGACACCGCGCTGGCATGTTCCCATGATGAACGACGCGGCGCGCAACCGTGCCTATGAGGCGGCCATCCGCGCCGCCGTGCGACCCGGCGATTTGGTGCTGGAGATCGGCACCGGGTCCGGCATCCTGGCCATGATGGCCGCCCGCGCCGGGGCGGCCCATGTCTATACCTGCGAAGCGAACCCCGCCGTCGCCGAGGTGGCGCGCGGCATCATCGCCGCCAACGGCTATGCCGACCGCGTCACCGTCATCGCCAAGCCATCGACGGCCCTGGCCGCGGGCGTGGACCTGCCCCGCCCGGCCGACCTGCTGCTGTCGGAGATCCTGTCCAGCGACCTGCTGTCGGAGCGGGTGCTGCCAACGGTGCGCGATGCCAAGGACCGCCTGCTGGCAACCGATGCCCGCATGATCCCCCAGGCGGGCGGCGTGCGCGCCCTGCTGGCCGACAGCCCGGTGCTGGAACGCACCTTCTTCGTGGATGAGGCCGCCGGTTTCGACCTGTCGGACTTCAACCGGCTGGCACCACGCGCCGTCCGGCTGGAGCGCGTGGTGGATTTCACCGCCCTGTCCGAGCCCTTCCAGGCCGTGGCGGTCGATTTAACCGATCCCCAGCCCGGCCGGCCCTGGCGGGGCGGCCTGTCCCTGCCCGTCATCCGCGACGGCCGCGCCGTGGGCCTGCTGCAATGGATATGGCTGAAGCTGTGGGATGGGGTGGAGTTCGAGAACAGCCCCCTGACGCCAACCGACGCCTCGGGCTGGCAGGTGGGGCTGTACCTGCCGCGCCGGCCCATGGAACTGATGGCGGGCGATACGGTGGACGTCCAGGCCTTCCA
- the lepB gene encoding signal peptidase I — MRRALEWGRFLLIWAVCVLSFRSLAFANYYVPSESMLPTLAVGDHFFAAKYAYGYSRHSTDIALPAGLVPNGRVLGSLPRRGDIVVLKPEGTRDALVKRVIGLPGDTVQLVHGRLVLNGALVARHETGAYDYRDDQGRVMHVTEYVEELPADDGTLASHAVLQRDREVPADNTGVYTVPAGAVFLMGDNRDNSQDSRFPYPDLGFVPLDRVVGRAEFTAYTNHFCKAGDGLACPGGDWTHRFGHSLTP, encoded by the coding sequence ATGCGGCGCGCACTGGAATGGGGACGGTTCCTGCTGATCTGGGCGGTCTGCGTGCTGTCTTTCCGAAGCCTGGCCTTCGCCAATTACTACGTCCCATCGGAAAGCATGCTGCCCACCCTGGCGGTGGGGGATCATTTCTTCGCCGCCAAATACGCCTATGGCTACAGCCGCCACTCAACGGACATCGCGCTGCCCGCCGGCCTCGTTCCCAATGGCCGCGTGCTGGGCTCCCTGCCCCGGCGGGGCGATATCGTCGTGCTGAAGCCCGAGGGCACCCGTGACGCACTGGTCAAGCGCGTCATCGGCCTGCCGGGCGACACGGTGCAACTGGTCCATGGCCGCCTGGTGCTGAACGGGGCGCTGGTGGCCCGCCATGAAACCGGCGCCTATGATTACCGGGACGACCAGGGCCGGGTGATGCACGTCACCGAATATGTCGAGGAACTGCCGGCCGATGACGGCACGCTGGCATCCCACGCCGTCCTACAGCGCGACCGTGAAGTGCCGGCCGACAATACCGGTGTCTATACCGTGCCCGCCGGCGCCGTCTTCCTGATGGGCGACAACCGCGACAACAGCCAGGATAGCCGCTTCCCCTATCCCGACCTGGGCTTCGTGCCCCTGGACCGGGTGGTGGGACGGGCGGAGTTCACAGCCTATACCAATCACTTCTGCAAGGCGGGCGATGGCCTGGCCTGCCCCGGCGGTGATTGGACCCATCGTTTCGGCCACAGCCTGACGCCCTGA
- a CDS encoding acylphosphatase gives MPDPTIPESRPIHPDGASRIATHVTLHGRVQGVFYRNWTVDQALGLGLDGWVRNRNDGTVEAVFAGTPHAVADMVTRCRRGPPHAVVTDVDAKPVADPGATGFHKLPTV, from the coding sequence ATGCCTGACCCCACCATCCCTGAATCCAGGCCCATCCATCCCGACGGTGCCAGCCGCATCGCGACGCACGTCACCCTGCATGGCCGGGTGCAGGGTGTGTTCTATCGCAACTGGACGGTGGACCAGGCGCTGGGCCTGGGGCTGGACGGCTGGGTGCGCAACCGCAACGACGGTACGGTGGAGGCGGTGTTCGCCGGCACGCCGCACGCGGTGGCGGACATGGTCACCCGCTGCCGGCGCGGGCCACCGCACGCGGTGGTGACGGACGTGGACGCGAAGCCGGTTGCCGACCCCGGCGCTACCGGATTCCACAAGCTGCCGACCGTATAA
- a CDS encoding response regulator transcription factor — protein MRVLVVEDDPSMAKSIQLMLKSEGFIVDITDLGEDGLEIGKLYDYDIIILDLMLPDIDGYEVLRRLRSARVATPILILSGLTELDAKLKGLGFGADDYLTKPFDKRELLARMQAIVRRSKGHSDSVIRTGPLTVNLDTRSVEVGGQPLHLTGKEYGILELLSLRKGTTLTKEMFLNHLYGGMDEPELKIIDVFVCKLRKKLAQATDGSNYIETVWGRGYVLRDPNEARQQAAV, from the coding sequence ATGAGAGTGCTGGTCGTAGAAGACGATCCCTCAATGGCCAAGAGCATCCAACTGATGCTCAAGTCCGAAGGTTTTATCGTGGACATCACCGATCTCGGCGAAGATGGGCTGGAGATCGGGAAGCTCTATGATTACGACATCATCATCCTGGACCTGATGCTGCCCGACATCGACGGGTATGAGGTCCTGCGCCGCCTGCGGTCCGCCCGCGTGGCTACCCCCATCCTGATCCTGTCGGGTCTGACGGAACTGGACGCCAAGCTGAAGGGCCTGGGCTTCGGGGCCGACGACTATCTGACCAAGCCCTTCGACAAGCGCGAACTGCTGGCCCGCATGCAGGCCATCGTCCGCCGCAGCAAGGGTCATTCCGACAGCGTCATCCGCACCGGCCCGCTGACCGTGAACCTGGACACCCGTTCGGTGGAGGTCGGCGGCCAGCCCCTGCACCTGACGGGCAAGGAATACGGCATCCTGGAACTGCTCTCGCTGCGCAAGGGCACCACCCTGACGAAGGAGATGTTCCTGAACCATCTCTACGGCGGGATGGATGAGCCGGAACTGAAGATCATCGACGTCTTCGTCTGCAAGCTGCGCAAGAAGCTGGCGCAGGCCACGGACGGCAGCAACTACATCGAAACCGTCTGGGGCCGCGGCTACGTGCTGCGCGATCCCAACGAAGCCCGGCAACAGGCGGCGGTCTGA